One region of Carya illinoinensis cultivar Pawnee chromosome 8, C.illinoinensisPawnee_v1, whole genome shotgun sequence genomic DNA includes:
- the LOC122274296 gene encoding uncharacterized protein LOC122274296 — MKQIKEGSPIGAAKTKQAVVPPPPPLPLPRFWVKRTVVVSVTNLEIARFWRQKRIEEEDHLLAAIKAAARLRARNLSEEDYKCFEESLKDADEDAKDNISTTAATSDSNKDEKSNEIRVGIKDWWTKSKYAYLNQPAMESLEPPKRRTSTYTPNCLSYKPTPLHATSLGVF, encoded by the exons ATGAAGCAAATAAAGGAAGGAAGTCCAATTGGAGCTGCAAAGACAAAACAAGCTGTCGTGCCGCCACCTCCACCACTTCCACTTCCAAGGTTCTGGGTTAAGAGAACTGTTGTAGTGAGTGTGACAAATCTAGAGATTGCCAGATTCTGGAGGCAGAAGCGCATTGAGGAAGAAGATCACCTCCTTGCTGCAATCAAGGCTGCAGCACGTTTAAGGGCCCGCAATCTTTCA GAGGAAGACTACAAGTGCTTTGAAGAGTCCTTGAAGGATGCGGATGAAGATGCCAAGGATAACATTAGCACCACTGCTGCTACCAGTGACAGCAACAAAGATGAAAAGAGTAATGAAATTCGAGTGGGAATAAAGGACTG GTGGACAAAAAGCAAGTATGCATACTTAAACCAGCCAGCCATGGAGTCCCTTGAACCACCCAAAAGAAGAACTTCCACTTACACTCCCAATTGTTTGTCTTACAAGCCTACTCCCCTGCATGCTACCTCACTTGGCGTGTTTTAG